Proteins encoded together in one Calderihabitans maritimus window:
- a CDS encoding thiamine pyrophosphate-dependent enzyme: MNSLAQMPRCWRLASKPHKFCPGCGHGLALKALGIAIDELNIQNKVVFGCDIGCSLLAWDFFDVDTVQTHHGRTTPVIAGIKRARPEVIGIAYMGDGGGYAIGSQHLVNAASRNEKITVILINNTNYGMTGGQMAPTTLLGQKTETTPYGRTVEEAGFPTQGPEMVKAIAGENAYVARGTVANVRQLKRFFLRALEHQIAGKGFSFIEVLSSCPTNWRTNARDTWKFLEEEMTKYFKVGEIGVTAAEKEVAACPE; the protein is encoded by the coding sequence ATGAATTCCTTGGCGCAGATGCCTAGATGCTGGCGATTGGCTTCCAAGCCGCACAAATTTTGTCCCGGCTGTGGTCATGGATTGGCTCTTAAAGCTCTGGGAATCGCCATTGATGAGTTGAACATTCAGAACAAAGTAGTATTCGGCTGTGATATAGGCTGTTCCTTGCTGGCGTGGGACTTTTTTGATGTCGATACGGTGCAGACACACCACGGTCGCACCACACCGGTTATCGCCGGTATCAAGCGGGCCCGGCCAGAAGTGATAGGTATTGCTTATATGGGAGATGGAGGCGGTTATGCCATTGGCTCCCAGCACCTGGTAAATGCGGCGTCCCGTAACGAAAAAATAACAGTTATCCTGATAAACAACACCAATTATGGCATGACGGGCGGACAAATGGCACCTACTACTCTATTAGGACAGAAGACCGAGACAACTCCTTACGGAAGAACAGTAGAGGAAGCAGGATTTCCTACCCAAGGGCCGGAGATGGTTAAAGCCATAGCCGGAGAAAATGCATATGTTGCCCGGGGCACAGTCGCCAATGTTAGGCAGCTCAAACGGTTTTTCCTGCGAGCTTTAGAACATCAGATTGCGGGCAAGGGTTTTTCCTTTATAGAAGTTTTATCGAGCTGTCCCACTAATTGGCGTACCAATGCCCGAGACACCTGGAAGTTTCTCGAAGAAGAAATGACCAAATACTTCAAAGTAGGTGAAATAGGAGTAACCGCAGCAGAAAAGGAGGTAGCGGCATGTCCCGAATAA
- a CDS encoding 2-oxoacid:acceptor oxidoreductase family protein: MSRITKIVIAGEGGQGVQAIAEIIGEAAYEEGKQALYIPNFGVEQRGGVSVAFIQVSRQKIGSPKFDKADVVVALSDRAVRRTRQYVNSATIFVYDSSIQGVEKDLPDNAWEVVKLPALEIAKKKLNPRVFNVIILGTIIKATGVITEAKAKEALEKKLGHRFQQDPQLRVLNHKALEEGIGLVQKCFRGGTSGVGGF; encoded by the coding sequence ATGTCCCGAATAACCAAGATAGTGATAGCCGGAGAAGGCGGGCAAGGGGTTCAAGCGATAGCGGAGATAATAGGCGAAGCAGCTTATGAAGAAGGGAAGCAGGCCCTCTATATCCCTAACTTCGGGGTGGAACAGAGAGGAGGGGTTTCGGTAGCTTTTATTCAGGTGTCGCGGCAAAAGATAGGGTCTCCCAAATTTGACAAGGCCGATGTAGTGGTTGCACTCAGTGACCGGGCAGTCAGGCGAACTCGCCAGTACGTCAACAGTGCTACCATATTTGTATACGATTCATCTATTCAGGGAGTGGAAAAAGATTTACCCGACAACGCTTGGGAAGTGGTTAAACTACCCGCGCTGGAAATTGCCAAAAAGAAGTTAAATCCTCGAGTTTTCAATGTAATTATCTTAGGGACCATAATAAAAGCTACCGGGGTGATTACTGAAGCCAAAGCTAAAGAAGCTTTAGAGAAAAAGCTAGGGCATAGATTTCAACAGGATCCCCAATTGCGCGTTTTGAACCACAAAGCCCTGGAAGAAGGTATAGGTTTAGTCCAGAAATGTTTCAGAGGAGGGACAAGTGGTGTCGGTGGCTTTTAA
- a CDS encoding 4Fe-4S dicluster domain-containing protein, whose amino-acid sequence MAFKTRTIELEKARFHIVTGLCKGCGLCIEKCPRQTLGWSEYLGVYGTPTVEPGHGEKECNGCSLCQIVCPDCAILVEKRR is encoded by the coding sequence GTGGCTTTTAAGACCAGAACCATTGAATTAGAAAAAGCTCGTTTTCACATAGTTACAGGACTGTGTAAAGGCTGCGGATTATGTATCGAGAAATGCCCTCGGCAAACCCTGGGCTGGTCTGAATACCTAGGGGTTTACGGTACTCCCACCGTAGAACCGGGGCATGGAGAAAAGGAATGCAACGGGTGTAGCCTATGTCAGATTGTATGCCCTGATTGTGCCATTTTGGTGGAAAAAAGACGGTAA
- a CDS encoding 2-hydroxyacyl-CoA dehydratase subunit D, producing MIEKIRKTYDALPIKNESIKRWKDTGNKVFGYMCNHVPEEILFAAGIFPVKFLGSPVDIVEANQYHSIYMCHYGRSILELGLQGEYANLDGVVGAYSCEGGCNLIQVLMETVEFSYTEFLHFPHNAKTDLAFRFLLREFSRFKESLEEYIGSQITDDALKDAIAVYNENRKLLRRVYDLRGQEKIPLLTGVEVGEIARWVMEVPKSEANAILREVIKEAQRRVKKEFSGPRIHVTGTVLPDLELFELVEELGGMVVSDDLCTGSRYFWDQVATDLPPLEALARYKLERIPCSSMCSEFVAEDRVKHILDLVERYRVDAVIFTTHKWCDSQQMDRPFMIKELEKAGLPVLSAEIERTIGAGQLKTRLQAFFEMIGEQKNVS from the coding sequence ATGATTGAGAAAATACGAAAGACGTACGATGCTTTGCCGATTAAAAATGAAAGTATTAAACGATGGAAGGACACTGGTAATAAAGTATTCGGGTACATGTGTAACCACGTGCCTGAAGAGATCCTTTTTGCCGCCGGCATATTTCCGGTAAAGTTTTTAGGGAGTCCCGTCGACATTGTAGAAGCCAACCAGTATCATTCCATTTATATGTGTCATTACGGTCGAAGTATTTTAGAACTGGGCCTGCAAGGGGAATACGCCAACCTGGATGGAGTGGTGGGAGCGTATTCCTGCGAGGGAGGATGCAACCTGATCCAGGTTCTCATGGAAACCGTTGAATTTTCTTATACCGAGTTTCTCCATTTTCCCCATAACGCCAAAACTGATCTGGCTTTTCGCTTTTTGCTCAGAGAATTTAGTCGTTTTAAAGAGTCCTTAGAAGAATATATCGGCAGCCAGATAACGGATGATGCGTTGAAAGATGCCATCGCTGTTTATAACGAGAACAGGAAGCTGCTCCGCCGGGTTTACGACCTGAGGGGGCAGGAGAAGATACCGCTCCTGACTGGCGTTGAGGTTGGAGAGATAGCTCGTTGGGTGATGGAGGTTCCAAAATCAGAGGCCAACGCTATTTTGCGGGAGGTAATCAAAGAGGCACAGAGACGAGTAAAGAAAGAATTTTCGGGTCCTAGAATCCATGTTACCGGAACTGTACTGCCGGACTTGGAATTGTTTGAACTCGTGGAGGAATTAGGCGGAATGGTGGTGTCCGACGATTTGTGTACGGGAAGCCGATATTTCTGGGACCAGGTCGCAACCGATTTGCCGCCGCTGGAGGCCCTGGCCAGATATAAATTAGAGCGTATCCCCTGTTCATCCATGTGTTCTGAATTTGTGGCGGAAGACAGAGTCAAACATATCCTGGACCTGGTCGAAAGGTACAGAGTAGACGCAGTTATATTTACTACCCACAAATGGTGTGACTCGCAGCAGATGGACCGGCCGTTCATGATTAAGGAACTGGAAAAGGCCGGGTTGCCGGTACTGTCGGCAGAGATAGAGCGAACAATCGGTGCTGGGCAGCTCAAAACAAGGTTACAAGCATTTTTTGAAATGATAGGGGAGCAGAAAAATGTCAGCTAA